The Epinephelus lanceolatus isolate andai-2023 chromosome 21, ASM4190304v1, whole genome shotgun sequence genome has a segment encoding these proteins:
- the six3b gene encoding homeobox protein SIX3b produces the protein MVFRSPLDFFSASRILLPHFTDGPPILARSRSPEDPPSACPSLALPGLCFSAAQIASVCETLEETGDIERLARFLWSLPVTANGRDSISEHESVQRARAVVAYHTGSFRELYHILETHRFTRASHGKLQAMWLEAHYREAEKLRGRPLGPVDKYRVRKKFPLPRTIWDGEQKTHCFKERTRGLLREWYLQDPYPNPGKKRELAHATGLTPTQVGNWFKNRRQRDRAAAAKNRLQHHRMCPDGARSLSGGECSPDESGERADGETLLSVTDSDSDLDV, from the exons ATGGTGTTCAGATCGCCGCTCGACTTTTTCTCAGCCTCCCGGATCCTGCTGCCACACTTCACGGATGGGCCCCCTATTCTGGCCCGCTCCCGCTCCCCGGAGGACCCTCCCTCTGCCTGTCCTTCCCTGGCTCTCCCGGGGTTGTGTTTCTCCGCGGCGCAGATCGCCAGCGTCTGCGAGACTCTGGAGGAGACCGGAGACATCGAGCGGCTGGCCCGGTTCCTCTGGTCACTCCCGGTGACCGCAAACGGCCGCGACTCCATCTCTGAGCACGAGTCCGTGCAGCGGGCTCGCGCCGTGGTGGCTTACCACACCGGGAGTTTCCGCGAGCTTTATCACATCCTGGAGACGCACCGCTTTACGCGCGCCTCGCACGGTAAACTGCAGGCAATGTGGCTGGAAGCGCACTACCGGGAGGCGGAGAAGCTCCGGGGGCGACCGCTCGGACCTGTTGATAAGTACCGCGTGAGGAAGAAGTTCCCGTTACCGAGGACAATCTGGGACGGTGAGCAGAAGACGCACTGCTTCAAAGAGCGCACACGGGGGCTGCTGAGAGAGTGGTATCTGCAGGACCCGTACCCGAATCCCGGGAAGAAGCGGGAGCTGGCGCACGCAACCGGACTCACACCGACTCAGGTTGGGAACTGGTTCAAAAACCGGAGACAGAGAGACCGGGCGGCAGCAGCAAAAAACAG GTTGCAGCACCACCGGATGTGTCCAGACGGTGCGCGGTCACTAAGCGGAGGAGAGTGCAGTCCAGACGAAAGCGGGGAGCGCGCAGATGGAGAAACTCTCCTCTCAGTAACGGACAGTGACTCTGACTTGGATGTTTGA